A portion of the Vicinamibacteria bacterium genome contains these proteins:
- a CDS encoding GTP cyclohydrolase I: protein MEKPDDMKRHVRALLAGLGEDPDREGLVQTPDRVEKALRFLTQGYHQDPE from the coding sequence ATGGAAAAGCCCGATGACATGAAACGGCATGTGCGCGCGCTCCTGGCCGGCCTGGGTGAGGACCCCGACCGCGAGGGGCTCGTGCAGACGCCGGACCGGGTGGAGAAGGCCCTGCGCTTCCTCACCCAGGGCTATCACCAGGACCCGGAG